The following are from one region of the Paenibacillus bovis genome:
- the pxpB gene encoding 5-oxoprolinase subunit PxpB yields MEWTIHPLGDSALLIEFGQEIHSDTLGRIQTAAQQIEQNPFPGWIECVPSYTTLAVYYDLAVLSLMNHPGSPGIYEQVCQLVEQRLLTALVQEKKQASRIVEIPVCYGGEYGPDLQVVADHNRLTTDQVVQIHTSGDYTVYAIGFAPGFPYMGGMSPQIAALRKQTPRLTIPAGSVGIAGGQTGIYPLETPGGWQLIGRTPVRIFDPAQSPPALLQSGDRVRFLSITAEEYVRWEQQASAAIPRAGEEGDCR; encoded by the coding sequence ATGGAATGGACGATACACCCGCTTGGTGATTCAGCTTTGCTTATCGAATTTGGACAGGAGATTCACAGCGATACACTTGGCCGAATTCAGACAGCGGCACAGCAGATCGAACAGAACCCTTTTCCCGGCTGGATCGAATGTGTTCCTTCGTATACAACGCTGGCAGTGTATTATGATCTGGCAGTGCTATCGTTAATGAATCATCCAGGCAGTCCCGGTATATATGAACAAGTCTGCCAGCTGGTAGAACAGCGGCTCCTGACAGCCTTGGTACAGGAGAAAAAGCAGGCAAGCAGAATAGTGGAGATTCCGGTCTGCTATGGTGGTGAATATGGGCCGGATTTGCAGGTGGTGGCCGATCATAATAGACTAACCACCGATCAGGTGGTGCAGATTCATACAAGCGGCGATTATACAGTGTATGCGATCGGATTTGCTCCCGGATTCCCGTATATGGGCGGCATGTCTCCGCAGATTGCTGCACTGCGCAAGCAGACCCCGCGGCTAACGATTCCAGCAGGATCGGTAGGCATCGCTGGTGGACAGACCGGTATCTATCCGCTGGAGACACCGGGTGGTTGGCAACTGATTGGACGGACGCCTGTACGTATATTTGATCCTGCACAATCGCCGCCTGCGCTCCTGCAGAGTGGAGATCGGGTACGATTCCTGTCCATTACAGCGGAGGAATACGTTCGCTGGGAACAGCAAGCATCTGCTGCAATACCAAGAGCAGGCGAGGAGGGAGACTGCCGATGA